One stretch of Cellulomonas wangsupingiae DNA includes these proteins:
- a CDS encoding putative F420-0 ABC transporter ATP-binding protein: protein MVGVGTRLGGRWVVDGVDATPPAGALAGLLGPNGAGKTTLLRLVAGLLEPQAGAVLVSDPAAADPTPSVPVHALARRVRARHVALLEQDSGAAVPLSVREVVALGRIPYRTLWGTDGDAGAVDRALAAASAAHLADRAWATLSGGERQRVHIARALAQEPQVLLLDEPTNHLDVAAQLSMLAFVRDLGVTSVAALHDLNLAAAFCEHVIVLSAGRLAAAGPPADVLTPALLREVYGVDADVLTHPRTGRPVIALTGQVTPPP, encoded by the coding sequence ATGGTGGGGGTCGGGACGCGCCTCGGCGGGCGGTGGGTGGTCGACGGCGTCGACGCCACACCCCCGGCGGGTGCCCTGGCGGGCCTGCTGGGGCCGAACGGCGCGGGCAAGACGACGCTGCTGCGGCTCGTCGCAGGACTCCTGGAGCCGCAGGCGGGCGCCGTCCTCGTGAGCGACCCCGCGGCCGCGGACCCGACCCCGAGCGTGCCGGTGCACGCCCTGGCGCGACGCGTGCGTGCGCGGCACGTCGCCCTGCTCGAGCAGGACTCCGGCGCGGCGGTGCCGTTGAGCGTGCGGGAGGTCGTCGCGCTCGGCCGCATCCCCTACCGGACGCTGTGGGGCACCGACGGCGACGCGGGCGCGGTCGACCGCGCCCTGGCGGCGGCGTCGGCGGCGCACCTGGCGGACCGCGCGTGGGCGACGCTGTCGGGCGGCGAGCGCCAGCGTGTCCACATCGCGCGCGCCCTGGCCCAGGAGCCGCAGGTCCTCCTGCTCGACGAGCCGACCAACCACCTCGACGTGGCCGCGCAGCTCTCGATGCTCGCGTTCGTGCGGGACCTCGGGGTCACGAGCGTCGCCGCCCTGCACGACCTCAACCTCGCGGCGGCGTTCTGCGAGCACGTGATCGTGCTGTCCGCCGGCCGCCTCGCGGCCGCCGGGCCCCCCGCCGACGTGCTCACCCCCGCGCTGCTGCGGGAGGTCTACGGCGTGGACGCCGACGTGCTCACGCACCCGCGCACGGGACGTCCGGTCATCGCGCTCACGGGGCAGGTCACGCCGCCGCCGTGA
- a CDS encoding putative F420-0 ABC transporter permease subunit — translation MSVPGRPPIDHARADAGQRAPLRPPLTLLLGTGLVALVVTLLVAVTIGPADLAVGEVVRSVAAHLGLREHDVPRLHDAIVWDLRLPRVLTAAAVGAGLAVAGAVMQSLTRNPLADPYLLGLSSGASLGAVAVLVLGVGLLLPVAAFAGALAALLGTLALARTGGTLTPARTVLAGLAVSQLAAAATSFVIFWTATGDSYREILSWLMGSLAGATWSSVAISGAALAVVGTVVVLAAGRLDAFAFGDTAAAALGVDVDRTRWTMMTLVALLTGAMVAVSGAIGFVGLVLPHAVSVVTGPAHRRLLPVAALAGAVLLVWADTLARTVFDPRELPVGIVTALIGVPVFAVLLRRGRGASWS, via the coding sequence ATGTCCGTGCCCGGCCGCCCGCCCATCGACCACGCCCGCGCCGACGCCGGTCAGCGGGCGCCGCTGCGCCCGCCCCTGACGCTGCTGCTGGGCACCGGACTGGTTGCCCTCGTCGTGACCCTCCTGGTGGCGGTGACCATCGGACCGGCGGACCTCGCGGTCGGCGAGGTGGTGCGCTCCGTCGCCGCTCACCTCGGCCTGCGGGAGCACGACGTGCCCCGCCTGCACGACGCGATCGTGTGGGACCTGCGCCTGCCGCGCGTCCTGACGGCAGCGGCCGTCGGCGCCGGGCTCGCGGTGGCGGGCGCGGTCATGCAGTCGCTCACGCGCAACCCCTTGGCGGACCCGTACCTGCTGGGCCTGTCGTCGGGGGCGTCGCTCGGTGCCGTGGCGGTCCTCGTGCTGGGCGTCGGCCTGCTGCTGCCGGTCGCCGCGTTCGCCGGTGCCCTCGCGGCGCTCCTGGGGACGCTCGCCCTGGCCCGCACCGGGGGCACCCTGACGCCCGCACGGACGGTGCTCGCGGGCCTCGCCGTGTCGCAGCTCGCCGCCGCGGCGACGTCGTTCGTCATCTTCTGGACGGCGACGGGCGACTCGTACCGCGAGATCCTGTCGTGGCTCATGGGCTCGCTCGCGGGTGCGACGTGGTCCTCCGTCGCCATCTCCGGCGCGGCGCTGGCCGTGGTCGGCACGGTCGTGGTGCTCGCCGCCGGGAGGCTCGACGCCTTCGCGTTCGGCGACACCGCGGCGGCGGCCCTCGGCGTGGACGTCGACCGGACGCGCTGGACGATGATGACGCTCGTCGCACTCCTCACGGGCGCGATGGTCGCGGTGTCGGGTGCCATCGGGTTCGTCGGGCTCGTGCTGCCGCACGCCGTCTCGGTGGTGACCGGGCCCGCGCACCGGCGGCTGCTGCCCGTCGCGGCGCTGGCCGGCGCGGTCCTCCTGGTCTGGGCGGACACGCTGGCGCGCACGGTGTTCGACCCCCGGGAGCTGCCGGTCGGCATCGTGACCGCGCTGATCGGCGTGCCCGTCTTCGCGGTGCTGCTGCGCCGGGGACGGGGCGCGTCGTGGAGCTGA
- a CDS encoding putative F420-0 ABC transporter substrate-binding protein, which translates to MPRARRHSPDTRPPQPRDGRRPALTAAVVAGALVLASCAGTPAAGPSATATGEASSAGYTPVTIDNCGTEVTFDAPPQRVVTIKSSTTETMLALGLADVLVGTAFADGPVPEQWADDVADVPVLSDKVPGPEALLEAEPDLVYAGWESNLSADGAGERPALAALGIATYVSPAACKSPGYQPDPLTFDDVFAEVREVGAVFGVPEAADRVVQEQQATLDAVEPVDGATAVWWSSGTDTPYVGAGIGAPQMVLEAAGLRNVFADVHDTWTSIGWEQVVAADPDVLVLVDSAWNSAQKKKDYLAAHPAASQLTAVREQRYVVVPFPATEAGVRNAQAAADVADAVRALDGGTAAASEG; encoded by the coding sequence ATGCCTCGCGCGCGCCGTCACAGCCCCGACACCCGTCCGCCCCAGCCCCGCGACGGGCGTCGCCCGGCGCTCACCGCCGCCGTCGTCGCCGGCGCCCTCGTGCTCGCGTCGTGCGCCGGCACCCCCGCGGCCGGCCCGTCGGCGACGGCGACCGGCGAGGCGTCGAGCGCCGGGTACACGCCCGTGACGATCGACAACTGCGGGACCGAGGTCACGTTCGACGCCCCGCCGCAGCGGGTGGTGACCATCAAGTCCTCGACGACCGAGACGATGCTCGCGCTCGGGCTCGCCGACGTGCTCGTCGGCACGGCGTTCGCCGACGGCCCCGTGCCCGAGCAGTGGGCGGACGACGTCGCCGACGTGCCCGTGCTGTCCGACAAGGTGCCGGGGCCCGAGGCGCTGCTGGAGGCGGAGCCGGACCTGGTCTACGCGGGCTGGGAGTCGAACCTCAGCGCCGACGGCGCGGGCGAGCGCCCGGCGCTCGCCGCCCTCGGCATCGCCACGTACGTGTCACCGGCCGCCTGCAAGAGCCCCGGGTACCAGCCCGACCCGCTGACGTTCGACGACGTGTTCGCGGAGGTCCGCGAGGTCGGCGCCGTCTTCGGCGTGCCCGAGGCGGCGGACCGGGTCGTGCAGGAGCAGCAGGCCACGCTCGACGCCGTCGAGCCGGTCGACGGCGCCACGGCCGTGTGGTGGTCGTCGGGCACGGACACGCCGTACGTCGGCGCCGGCATCGGCGCGCCGCAGATGGTGCTCGAGGCCGCGGGGCTGCGCAACGTGTTCGCCGACGTGCACGACACGTGGACGTCGATCGGGTGGGAGCAGGTCGTCGCCGCCGACCCCGACGTCCTGGTGCTCGTGGACTCGGCGTGGAACTCCGCACAGAAGAAGAAGGACTACCTCGCCGCCCACCCCGCCGCGTCGCAGCTGACGGCCGTCCGCGAGCAGCGGTACGTCGTGGTGCCGTTCCCCGCGACCGAGGCGGGCGTGCGCAACGCGCAGGCCGCGGCCGACGTGGCCGACGCGGTGCGCGCGCTCGACGGCGGCACCGCTGCGGCGTCGGAAGGCTGA
- a CDS encoding cellulose binding domain-containing protein, with the protein MPRTRRRSAAAWLGVIALAAAGTVAALGSPAQAVQTTTDIPYATADPPGSRGHLLDLYVPDGPGPWPLVIWSTGSAWTSDDGKSGAAAIAQQLNPRGIAVAGVSVRSSSQAKFPAQVHDVKGAIRYLRAYADRYRLDPDRFASMGDSSGGWVAAMAALTGGVESLEGQVGLYGVSSAVQAGVDFFGPTDFQRLKEQDPGGFIDHDSPNAPEAQLLGCAIPTCRTKAQQANPLAYVDAQDPPMMLLHGLSDNVVPHAQTQILYDALKAACVDTQFFSVPGAGHSHADVTSAVRYGQQTVRTTDGCRETVTQGTPNPSWDTIAAFLTDAWRGDGPGPTPSPTVTPTVSPSPTPSVTPSPTPTVSPTPAPSPTVGAGCTASYRLANSWPGGFVADVTVTAGSSAIGGWRVTVTLPSGASATQVWNGQSTGGAQPTVTNAGWNGRLAAGQSTTFGFQGTGSGAGATVSCAVG; encoded by the coding sequence ATGCCGAGAACGCGCCGCAGGTCAGCCGCCGCCTGGCTGGGGGTGATCGCGCTCGCCGCCGCGGGGACCGTCGCCGCGCTCGGCAGCCCCGCGCAGGCCGTCCAGACCACCACCGACATCCCGTACGCGACCGCGGACCCGCCCGGCAGCCGCGGGCACCTCCTGGACCTCTACGTGCCCGACGGCCCCGGCCCGTGGCCGCTGGTGATCTGGTCGACCGGCTCCGCGTGGACCTCGGACGACGGGAAGTCGGGTGCGGCGGCGATCGCCCAGCAGCTCAACCCCCGCGGCATCGCCGTCGCCGGGGTCAGCGTCCGGTCCAGCTCGCAGGCGAAGTTCCCGGCCCAGGTCCACGACGTCAAGGGCGCGATCCGCTACCTGCGCGCCTACGCCGACAGGTACCGCCTGGACCCGGACCGCTTCGCCTCCATGGGCGACTCGTCCGGCGGCTGGGTGGCCGCGATGGCTGCCCTGACCGGCGGCGTCGAGTCCCTCGAGGGGCAGGTCGGCCTCTACGGGGTCTCGAGCGCCGTGCAGGCGGGCGTCGACTTCTTCGGGCCCACCGACTTCCAGCGGCTCAAGGAGCAGGACCCCGGCGGCTTCATCGACCACGACAGCCCGAACGCTCCGGAGGCCCAGCTCCTGGGGTGCGCGATCCCCACCTGCCGCACCAAGGCGCAGCAGGCCAACCCCCTGGCGTACGTCGACGCCCAGGACCCCCCGATGATGCTGCTGCACGGGCTCAGCGACAACGTCGTGCCCCACGCGCAGACCCAGATCCTCTACGACGCGCTCAAGGCGGCGTGCGTCGACACCCAGTTCTTCTCCGTGCCCGGTGCCGGTCACAGCCACGCGGACGTCACCAGCGCGGTGCGGTACGGGCAGCAGACGGTCCGCACCACCGACGGCTGCCGCGAGACCGTCACGCAGGGCACCCCGAACCCGAGCTGGGACACGATCGCCGCGTTCCTCACCGATGCCTGGCGGGGTGACGGGCCCGGGCCGACGCCGAGCCCGACCGTCACGCCGACCGTGTCGCCGAGCCCGACGCCCAGCGTCACGCCCAGCCCCACGCCGACCGTGTCGCCGACGCCCGCCCCGTCGCCGACGGTCGGGGCGGGCTGCACCGCGAGCTACCGGCTCGCCAACAGCTGGCCCGGCGGCTTCGTCGCCGACGTCACCGTCACGGCGGGCAGCAGCGCCATCGGCGGGTGGCGCGTCACCGTGACGCTGCCCTCCGGTGCGTCGGCGACGCAGGTGTGGAACGGCCAGTCCACCGGCGGGGCGCAGCCGACCGTGACGAACGCCGGCTGGAACGGACGCCTCGCGGCCGGGCAGAGCACCACGTTCGGGTTCCAGGGCACCGGCAGCGGTGCGGGCGCGACGGTGAGCTGCGCCGTCGGCTGA
- a CDS encoding aminotransferase class I/II-fold pyridoxal phosphate-dependent enzyme, which yields MSPQELAALVEGRSPRAIAATVARLVHTGDLLPGDRLPTVRQLAGALGVSPATVGSAWRTLATAGLVISRGRAGTSVLPGPASRVPPRYRDLADAPAARLDLAGGAPDPELLPDLAPALARVARRLPATRTTGYLDDPVVPELERLLRTGWPFRAQRLTVVDGAVDALSRVLEQVVGFGDRVAVEDPGFPPLLDLLDHLGLDRVAVPLDAHGPRPDALAGALRSGVRVVLLQPRAHNPTGVSTTPTRARELATVLRTAPSVWVVEDDHSGEVASSRDVSLGPLLPDRVVHVRSYSKSHGPDLRIAAVGGPAVVLDRLVARRMLGPGWTSRLLQHVLVDLLTDTQAVEAVAHARRVYHGRRRALAAALGRRGLHVPPGDGINMWVPVHDEPTALARLEAAGVRVARGRPFFSDLAHAGGFVRVTVGVLRSEDVESVATALVAAAQP from the coding sequence ATGTCACCGCAGGAGCTCGCGGCACTCGTCGAGGGCCGGTCCCCCCGCGCGATCGCCGCGACCGTCGCGCGGCTCGTCCACACCGGTGACCTCCTGCCCGGGGACCGGCTGCCGACGGTGCGCCAGCTCGCCGGCGCGCTCGGCGTCAGCCCGGCGACGGTCGGCTCGGCCTGGCGGACGCTCGCGACCGCCGGCCTGGTCATCTCGCGGGGGCGCGCCGGCACCTCGGTCCTGCCCGGACCCGCGAGCCGCGTCCCGCCCCGGTACCGGGACCTGGCGGACGCACCCGCCGCGCGGCTCGACCTGGCCGGTGGCGCGCCCGACCCCGAGCTGCTGCCGGACCTGGCCCCTGCCCTGGCACGCGTGGCCCGCCGGCTGCCCGCGACGCGCACGACCGGCTACCTCGACGACCCGGTGGTGCCGGAGCTCGAGCGCCTGCTGCGCACGGGCTGGCCGTTCCGGGCGCAGCGCCTGACCGTCGTCGACGGCGCCGTGGACGCGCTGAGCCGCGTCCTGGAGCAGGTCGTCGGCTTCGGGGACCGGGTCGCCGTCGAGGACCCGGGCTTCCCGCCCCTCCTGGACCTGCTCGACCACCTGGGCCTCGACCGCGTCGCCGTCCCCCTGGACGCCCACGGGCCGCGCCCGGACGCCCTCGCCGGCGCGCTGCGGTCCGGCGTGCGCGTCGTCCTGCTGCAACCGCGCGCGCACAACCCGACGGGGGTCAGCACGACGCCCACCCGGGCGCGCGAGCTGGCCACCGTGCTGCGCACCGCCCCCTCGGTCTGGGTGGTCGAGGACGACCACTCGGGCGAGGTCGCGTCGTCGCGTGACGTCAGCCTGGGTCCGCTGCTGCCGGACCGGGTGGTGCACGTGCGCTCCTACTCCAAGTCCCACGGTCCCGACCTGCGGATCGCCGCCGTCGGCGGGCCGGCGGTGGTGCTGGACCGGTTGGTCGCGCGGCGCATGCTGGGGCCCGGGTGGACGAGCCGCCTGCTGCAGCACGTGCTCGTCGACCTGCTCACCGACACGCAGGCCGTCGAGGCGGTCGCCCACGCCCGGCGGGTCTACCACGGGCGCCGCCGCGCCCTGGCCGCCGCGCTCGGGCGCCGAGGGCTGCACGTGCCGCCCGGCGACGGCATCAACATGTGGGTCCCCGTCCACGACGAGCCGACCGCGCTCGCGCGCCTGGAGGCCGCCGGCGTGCGCGTCGCACGCGGACGGCCGTTCTTCTCCGACCTCGCGCACGCGGGCGGCTTCGTGCGCGTGACCGTCGGGGTGCTGCGCAGCGAGGACGTGGAGTCCGTCGCGACGGCGCTGGTGGCGGCCGCGCAGCCGTGA
- a CDS encoding nitrilase-related carbon-nitrogen hydrolase has product MTVVRVAFTQATWTGDKESMIRLHEDWTREAASAGAQVIAFQELFYGPYFGITQDTAYYDYAEPVPGPTTQRFSALAADLGIVVVLPIYEEDQPGVLYNTAVVIDADGTVLGRYRKHHIPHLPKFWEKFYFRPGNLGYPVFDTAAGRIGVNICYDRHFPEGWRVLALHGAQIVFNPNATAPGISNRLWEIEQPAAAVANGYYVVANNRVGLEDNEYGDEAVDFYGSSYAVGPDGSYVGEVGSSSENQLLVRDLDLDKVREVRERWQFFRDRRPDAYAPIVAP; this is encoded by the coding sequence ATGACCGTCGTGCGCGTCGCCTTCACCCAGGCCACCTGGACCGGGGACAAGGAGTCGATGATCCGCCTCCACGAGGACTGGACGCGCGAGGCGGCCTCCGCGGGTGCGCAGGTCATCGCGTTCCAGGAGCTGTTCTACGGCCCGTACTTCGGCATCACGCAGGACACGGCGTACTACGACTACGCCGAGCCCGTGCCCGGCCCGACCACGCAGCGCTTCAGCGCGCTGGCCGCCGACCTCGGCATCGTCGTCGTGCTGCCGATCTACGAGGAGGACCAGCCCGGGGTCCTGTACAACACCGCCGTCGTCATCGACGCGGACGGCACCGTGCTCGGCCGGTACCGCAAGCACCACATCCCGCACCTGCCCAAGTTCTGGGAGAAGTTCTACTTCCGCCCCGGCAACCTCGGGTACCCGGTGTTCGACACCGCGGCCGGGCGCATCGGCGTCAACATCTGCTACGACCGGCACTTCCCGGAGGGCTGGCGCGTGCTGGCCCTCCACGGGGCGCAGATCGTCTTCAACCCGAACGCCACCGCGCCCGGCATCTCCAACCGGCTCTGGGAGATCGAGCAGCCGGCGGCCGCCGTCGCCAACGGGTACTACGTCGTCGCCAACAACAGGGTGGGGCTCGAGGACAACGAGTACGGCGACGAGGCCGTGGACTTCTACGGCTCGTCGTACGCGGTGGGACCCGACGGGAGCTACGTCGGGGAGGTCGGGTCGTCGAGCGAGAACCAGCTCCTCGTCCGCGACCTCGACCTCGACAAGGTCCGCGAGGTGCGCGAGCGCTGGCAGTTCTTCCGCGACCGCCGGCCCGACGCCTACGCGCCGATCGTCGCCCCCTGA
- the hydA gene encoding dihydropyrimidinase yields the protein MPTTLIRGGTVVSATGRVAADVLVDGETVAAVLAPGSTLLGHDLAASVDRVLDATGRYVVPGGVDAHTHMELPFGGTAASDTFETGTRAAAWGGTTTIIDFAVQRAGERVQDGLAAWHAKAAGRCAVDYAFHQIIGGVDDDSLKAMATLVDEGITSYKLFMAYPGVFYADDAQILRAMQQAAELGLLTMMHAENGPAIDVLAAQLVEQGRTGPYFHGVARAWQLEEEATHRAIMLADVTRAPLYVVHVSAKQAVQQLAWARDAGRNVFGETCPQYLYLSLEEQLGAPGFEGAKWVCSTPLRARAEGHQEHMWRALRTNDVQMVSTDHCPFCFKGQKELGVDDFRAIPNGIGSVEHRMDLMYQGVVTGEITLERWVEITSTTPARMFGLYGRKGVVAPGADADLVVYDPAGHTSIGVGATHHMNMDHSAWEGVEVDGHVDLVMSRGEVLVDADGYHGRPGHGRYLRRDLSQYLV from the coding sequence ATGCCCACCACGCTCATCCGCGGCGGCACGGTCGTGTCGGCCACCGGCCGGGTCGCGGCCGACGTGCTCGTCGACGGCGAGACCGTCGCCGCCGTCCTGGCACCCGGCTCGACGCTGCTCGGCCACGACCTCGCGGCGTCCGTCGACCGGGTCCTCGACGCCACCGGCCGGTACGTCGTGCCCGGCGGCGTCGACGCCCACACCCACATGGAGCTCCCGTTCGGCGGCACCGCGGCGTCGGACACCTTCGAGACCGGCACGCGAGCCGCCGCGTGGGGAGGCACGACGACGATCATCGACTTCGCGGTGCAGCGCGCGGGCGAGCGCGTCCAGGACGGGCTCGCCGCGTGGCACGCCAAGGCGGCGGGGCGCTGCGCGGTGGACTACGCGTTCCACCAGATCATCGGTGGCGTCGACGACGACTCCCTGAAGGCCATGGCGACCCTCGTGGACGAGGGCATCACGAGCTACAAGCTGTTCATGGCGTACCCCGGCGTGTTCTACGCCGACGACGCGCAGATCCTGCGCGCCATGCAGCAGGCGGCCGAGCTGGGGCTGCTGACGATGATGCACGCCGAGAACGGGCCGGCGATCGACGTGCTCGCCGCCCAGCTCGTCGAGCAGGGGAGGACCGGCCCGTACTTTCACGGCGTCGCCCGCGCGTGGCAGCTCGAGGAGGAGGCCACGCACCGCGCGATCATGCTGGCCGACGTCACGCGCGCGCCCCTGTACGTCGTCCACGTGTCCGCCAAGCAGGCCGTGCAGCAGCTCGCGTGGGCGCGGGACGCCGGCAGGAACGTCTTCGGCGAGACGTGCCCGCAGTACCTGTACCTCTCGCTGGAGGAGCAGCTCGGCGCCCCCGGCTTCGAGGGCGCGAAGTGGGTGTGCTCGACGCCCCTGCGTGCCCGCGCCGAGGGGCACCAGGAGCACATGTGGCGGGCCCTGCGCACCAACGACGTGCAGATGGTGTCCACGGACCACTGCCCGTTCTGCTTCAAGGGCCAGAAGGAGCTCGGCGTCGACGACTTCCGGGCGATCCCCAACGGCATCGGGTCGGTGGAGCACCGCATGGACCTCATGTACCAGGGCGTCGTGACGGGGGAGATCACCCTGGAACGGTGGGTCGAGATCACCTCGACGACGCCCGCGCGGATGTTCGGGCTGTACGGGCGCAAGGGCGTCGTCGCACCCGGCGCCGACGCCGACCTCGTCGTCTACGACCCGGCGGGGCACACGTCCATCGGCGTCGGGGCCACGCACCACATGAACATGGACCACTCCGCCTGGGAGGGGGTCGAGGTCGACGGGCACGTCGACCTCGTGATGTCCCGGGGCGAGGTCCTCGTCGACGCCGACGGCTACCACGGCCGCCCCGGGCACGGGCGCTACCTGCGGCGCGACCTGTCGCAGTACCTGGTCTGA
- a CDS encoding TIGR03842 family LLM class F420-dependent oxidoreductase, producing MDFGVVLQTNPPAWRTVDLARQAETHGFSHVWTFDSHLLWQEPFVIYSAILAATRKVVVGPMVTNPATRDWTVLASLFATLNEMYGNRTVCGIGRGDSAVRTLNGRPSDLATLREAVHVIRELANDRPADLGPRTVRFPWSTGSTLEVWVAAYGPRALELTGQVGDGFILQLADPDVARWMVRAVRDSAEAAGRDPGDVRICVAAPAYVGDGASPADRAHMREQCRWFGGMVGNHVADIVRRYGTASAIPQALTDYVRDREGYDYNEHGRAGSTHAAFVPDEIVERFCLLGSPHEHVERLRELQALGCDQFAVYLQHDAKEETLRLYGERVIPAMAEHVVATATSTPARATA from the coding sequence ATGGACTTCGGCGTCGTCCTGCAGACGAACCCCCCGGCCTGGCGCACGGTCGACCTCGCCCGGCAGGCCGAGACCCACGGGTTCTCGCACGTGTGGACGTTCGACTCCCACCTGCTGTGGCAGGAGCCGTTCGTCATCTACTCCGCGATCCTCGCGGCGACCCGCAAGGTCGTGGTCGGGCCGATGGTGACCAACCCGGCCACCCGCGACTGGACGGTCCTCGCGTCGCTGTTCGCGACGCTGAACGAGATGTACGGCAACCGCACCGTCTGCGGCATCGGCCGCGGCGACTCGGCGGTCCGGACGCTCAACGGCCGCCCGTCAGACCTCGCGACGCTGCGCGAGGCCGTGCACGTCATCCGCGAGCTGGCGAACGACCGGCCTGCCGACCTGGGCCCGCGCACCGTGCGGTTCCCGTGGTCGACGGGGTCGACCCTCGAGGTCTGGGTCGCCGCCTACGGGCCGCGGGCCCTGGAGCTCACCGGTCAGGTCGGGGACGGCTTCATCCTGCAGCTGGCCGACCCCGACGTCGCGCGGTGGATGGTCCGGGCCGTGCGCGACTCCGCCGAGGCGGCGGGACGGGACCCCGGGGACGTCAGGATCTGCGTCGCGGCGCCGGCGTACGTCGGCGACGGCGCGTCACCGGCCGACCGTGCGCACATGCGCGAGCAGTGCCGCTGGTTCGGGGGGATGGTCGGCAACCACGTCGCCGACATCGTCCGCCGCTACGGCACCGCCTCGGCGATCCCGCAGGCGCTGACCGACTACGTCCGCGACCGCGAGGGGTACGACTACAACGAGCACGGCCGCGCCGGCAGCACGCACGCCGCGTTCGTCCCCGACGAGATCGTCGAGCGGTTCTGCCTGCTCGGGTCGCCCCACGAGCACGTCGAGCGGCTGCGGGAGCTGCAGGCGCTCGGGTGCGACCAGTTCGCCGTGTACCTGCAGCACGACGCCAAGGAGGAGACGCTGCGGCTCTACGGCGAGCGCGTGATCCCCGCGATGGCCGAGCACGTCGTCGCGACGGCGACCAGCACTCCCGCGCGGGCCACCGCATGA
- a CDS encoding ABC transporter permease, which yields MSAATVPASTAIPAAPPRTAAAPATLPARLLRARPLVAVASVLAVVALWELYKWLGPEQGWALGEDRVLPRTTDLAMPHTWQVLTRLTAPVSGATGADVLWLAVLRAAAASFGVALVGWTIGVLVGAVLAVAMQRVRVVEAAVLPLVVLSQTVPLIALAPLVRSWGGQLELGAFAWQPWMSVAVIASYLAFFPVAVGMLRGLQSPDAIHVELLRSYGAGWGSTLLRLRLPAAVPYLLPALRLAAANAVVGTVVAEVATGLPGGLGRTILEFANFAASDPPKPWAPILGAVLLGLVAAGLVALLGRALRRYRRVEVAS from the coding sequence ATGAGCGCGGCCACGGTCCCGGCGTCGACCGCGATCCCGGCCGCGCCACCCCGCACCGCCGCGGCACCTGCGACCCTGCCCGCGCGGCTGCTGCGCGCGCGGCCGCTCGTCGCGGTCGCGTCGGTGCTCGCCGTCGTCGCGCTGTGGGAGCTGTACAAGTGGCTGGGCCCGGAGCAGGGGTGGGCGCTCGGCGAGGACCGCGTGCTGCCCCGCACGACCGACCTGGCCATGCCGCACACGTGGCAGGTGCTCACCCGCCTGACCGCGCCGGTGTCCGGCGCGACGGGTGCCGACGTGCTGTGGCTGGCGGTGCTGCGGGCGGCCGCGGCCTCCTTCGGTGTCGCGCTGGTGGGGTGGACCATCGGCGTGCTCGTGGGTGCCGTGCTGGCGGTCGCGATGCAGCGGGTCCGGGTGGTCGAGGCCGCGGTGCTGCCCCTGGTCGTGCTGTCGCAGACCGTCCCCCTCATCGCGCTCGCACCGCTCGTGCGGTCCTGGGGCGGGCAGCTCGAGCTCGGTGCGTTCGCGTGGCAGCCGTGGATGTCCGTCGCGGTCATCGCGAGCTACCTCGCGTTCTTCCCCGTGGCGGTCGGCATGCTGCGCGGCCTGCAGTCGCCCGACGCGATCCACGTCGAGCTCCTGCGCTCCTACGGCGCGGGGTGGGGGAGCACCCTGCTGCGCCTGCGGCTGCCCGCCGCCGTGCCGTACCTGCTGCCCGCGCTGCGGCTGGCCGCCGCGAACGCGGTCGTCGGAACGGTCGTCGCGGAGGTCGCCACGGGGCTGCCGGGCGGGCTGGGGCGGACGATCCTCGAGTTCGCCAACTTCGCCGCGAGCGACCCGCCCAAGCCGTGGGCGCCGATCCTCGGCGCGGTCCTGCTCGGCCTGGTCGCCGCGGGTCTCGTGGCCCTGCTGGGACGCGCGCTGCGCCGCTACCGCCGCGTGGAGGTGGCCTCGTGA